A genome region from Salvia splendens isolate huo1 chromosome 19, SspV2, whole genome shotgun sequence includes the following:
- the LOC121779313 gene encoding probable disease resistance protein At4g27220, which yields MLSRILESILTKLGESFVSKLVDQTADNAHNNVKSIKDFELILKALQKKLKALGAKAFDVEEEIKNSELSGQKKRKREVEEWLEEVRSIEMQVVELGIQVESEGFITRLMDGGLPAKLIDEVDTLVEQSRNFGELVLDVCGSRGDKLLTNGMVGEAFNENLEMVLKLLESGEVSSIGVYGMGGVGKTTLAKHIHNRLLQHSQGRVIWVTVSQDFSVTSLQDKIARLIGVYFLGEDNEVIRAARLNTALSQMKNSVLILDDVWENIDLLKVGCPISVECCRLIITTRSLELCRQICCQKKIQVQNLENDEAWELFKETLRNERELDFSAEENARSMAKLCGGLPLAIVTVAGSMRGERAIHTWKNAYEELRERVSGNDGMGDGEVYKVLKYSFDRLNRNHHSLSNEFNTLQHCFLHCALYPEDYKIMREHLVREFISGGLVVERKTRRAQVEQGHSILDKLVNVCLLESCAVPGRFDPTECVKMHDLVRGMALKICEGKYMVRAGDKSLKEIPKEEEWAKDLEKVSLVDNGIRRIEEGMSPNCPKLSTLLLWGNYWLEFIPDSFFPKMQGLCTLDLSRASITKLPNSIRAMKNLKALILESCYKLKDVPYLGGMKKLRELNLSHTAIKKVPRGVEELFNLKFLAMDADNLRMIRSGLFTKLGNLQHLELPFRIQVVFEEIENLEMLEEFSGRVKNVNDFNSFITSLGSRVHNTYYKIGVGSYDKGIYATRGVCYNKELFLSKCNLKDERVLAERIVQLTISECEGLSVCFVDGLKRLTIQYCGGIEYILKKCQMSTLEEIELVKVDAMKGLINKGEIGASSALAQPVFSSLTKLTIEKCNKMRIPLSGVPNLEVIDISRCEEIEEIFEDEGTSSLTLPKLKSLWLRNLQRLRKVGILSGVPSLEVIDIRECEEIEVIFEDKVLVDCDSFGF from the coding sequence ATGTTAAGCCGGATTTTAGAGTCGATTTTGACAAAGCTGGGAGAGTCATTTGTGTCAAAGTTGGTGGATCAAACGGCAGATAATGCACACAACAATGTGAAAAGTATAAAGGACTTTGAGCTCATTCTAAAAGCTCTGCAGAAAAAGTTGAAGGCATTGGGTGCTAAGGCATTTGATGTTGAGGAGGAAATCAAGAACTCAGAGCTTTCTGGTCAAAAGAAAAGGAAGCGCGAAGTTGAGGAGTGGTTGGAAGAAGTCAGGTCCATCGAAATGCAAGTTGTTGAGTTGGGGATTCAAGTGGAATCCGAAGGATTTATTACGAGATTGATGGATGGAGGGTTACCAGCTAAACTAATTGATGAGGTTGACACACTTGTTGAGCAAAGTCGGAATTTCGGTGAACTTGTCCTTGATGTTTGTGGAAGTAGGGGAGATAAGTTGTTGACAAATGGAATGGTTGGTGAAGCTTTTAATGAAAATTTGGAAATGGTTTTGAAACTATTAGAGAGTGGGGAAGTGTCCAGCATTGGTGTTTATGGCATGGGTGGTGTGGGCAAAACGACACTGGCAAAGCACATTCACAATCGACTCCTCCAACACTCTCAGGGACGTGTGATTTGGGTTACAGTCTCTCAAGACTTTAGTGTAACGAGTTTACAAGATAAAATAGCTCGTTTAATAGGTGTGTACTTTCTGGGTGAGGATAATGAAGTTATAAGGGCGGCAAGACTCAATACAGCCTTGTCTCAGATGAAGAATTCAGTGCTGATATTAGATGATGTGTGGGAAAATATTGATCTATTAAAGGTTGGATGTCCCATTTCTGTTGAGTGTTGTAGGCTGATTATAACTACTCGCTCCTTAGAACTGTGTCGTCAAATTTGTTGCCAAAAAAAGATTCAAGTGCAAAATCTAGAAAATGATGAGGCATGGGAATTGTTCAAGGAAACTCTAAGAAATGAGAGAGAGCTTGATTTTTCAGCAGAAGAGAATGCCAGATCTATGGCAAAATTGTGTGGTGGTCTGCCCCTAGCAATTGTTACAGTGGCTGGAAGCATGAGGGGCGAGAGAGCCATTCATACATGGAAAAATGCTTATGAAGAACTAAGAGAACGTGTCTCAGGGAATGATGGCATGGGAGATGGTGAGGTTTATAAAGTATTGAAATATAGTTTTGATCGGTTGAATAGGAATCATCATAGTCTGAGTAATGAGTTCAATACATTGCAACATTGTTTTCTGCATTGCGCGTTATATCCAGAAGATTATAAAATAATGAGAGAGCATTTGGTTAGAGAGTTCATTTCAGGAGGGTTGGTAGTAGAAAGAAAGACAAGGAGAGCGCAAGTTGAGCAAGGACATTCCATATTGGATAAATTAGTAAATGTGTGCCTGTTGGAAAGTTGTGCTGTTCCCGGTAGGTTTGATCCTACGGAATGCGTGAAGATGCATGATCTGGTAAGAGGTATGGCACTGAAGATATGTGAGGGGAAATATATGGTAAGAGCAGGTGATAAGTCTTTGAAGGAAATTCCCAAAGAAGAAGAATGGGCAAAGGATCTGGAGAAGGTGTCCTTAGTGGACAATGGCATAAGGAGAATTGAAGAAGGAATGTCTCCTAATTGTCCTAAGCTCTCAACATTGCTTTTATGGGGTAATTATTGGTTGGAGTTTATCCCAGATTCATTCTTTCCTAAAATGCAAGGACTATGCACTCTTGATTTGAGCCGTGCTAGCATAACAAAGCTGCCAAACTCAATCCGTGCCATGAAGAACCTCAAGGCATTGATCCTTGAGTCATGTTATAAGCTAAAAGATGTTCCATACTTGGGAGGGATGAAAAAACTCAGGGAGTTAAACCTCTCGCATACAGCCATCAAGAAAGTCCCTCGGGGAGTTGAGGAATTATTCAATCTCAAATTCCTAGCAATGGATGCGGATAACTTGAGGATGATTCGAAGCGGATTGTTTACTAAACTTGGTAATCTTCAGCACTTAGAATTACCATTCCGTATACAAGTAGTATTTGAAGAAATTGAGAATCTGGAAATGCTAGAGGAGTTTAGTGGAAGAGTGAAAAATGTGAAtgattttaattcttttattaCAAGCTTGGGAAGTCGGGTGCATAACACTTACTACAAAATAGGAGTAGGATCATATGATAAAGGTATCTATGCAACAAGAGGAGTATGTTATAATAAAGAGCTGTTCCTGTCCAAATGCAACCTTAAAGATGAGAGAGTATTAGCAGAGCGAATTGTGCAGCTAACAATTAGTGAATGTGAGGGCCTGAGCGTATGCTTTGTGGATGGATTGAAGAGATTGACAATTCAATACTGTGGAGGAATAGAGTACATTTTGAAGAAATGTCAAATGTCTACTCTTGAAGAAATTGAACTGGTTAAGGTGGATGCTATGAAGGGGTTGATCAACAAGGGGGAAATAGGAGCATCATCTGCACTTGCACAACCTGTGTTTTCCTCTCTGACAAAGTTAACAATTGAAAAGTGTAACAAGATGAGGATACCACTATCAGGAGTTCCTAACCTTGAAGTTATTGATATAAGCAGGTGTGAAGAAATAGAAGAGATATTTGAAGATGAAGGAACAAGTTCCCTCACCCTCCCTAAATTAAAATCCTTATGGTTACGTAATCTGCAAAGACTGAGGAAGGTGGGGATACTATCAGGAGTTCCCAGCCTTGAAGTTATTGATATAAGAGAGTGTGAAGAAATAGAAGTGATATTTGAAGATAAAGtgttg